In the genome of Constrictibacter sp. MBR-5, one region contains:
- a CDS encoding DUF1778 domain-containing protein — translation MVADARGRTKAERLGFRIDEQTKALIERAAHLQRRKVTDFCMSALTEAARRTIAEHEALALSERDRTAFFEALVNPPRASDRLRRAFASHRRRVDP, via the coding sequence ATGGTCGCAGACGCACGCGGACGCACGAAAGCCGAGCGCCTTGGCTTTCGTATCGATGAGCAGACGAAGGCGCTGATCGAGCGCGCCGCCCATCTGCAGCGCCGGAAGGTGACGGACTTCTGCATGAGCGCACTCACCGAGGCTGCGCGCCGGACGATCGCCGAGCATGAAGCCCTCGCCCTCTCCGAACGCGATCGCACGGCGTTCTTCGAGGCACTGGTCAATCCGCCTCGGGCCAGCGACCGCTTGCGCCGTGCCTTCGCATCGCATCGGCGCCGGGTCGATCCGTGA
- a CDS encoding GNAT family N-acetyltransferase: MNDPGAAAALGVAPLSTVHDRAAFACGVDSLDRYLKTQAGQDVRRKVNAVFVLAESANPAQILGYYTLCATALGQGEVPDAARRHVPRYPLVSATLIGRLAVSRSHQGAGLGGVLLADALRRAVASADTVGSCMVVVDALDETAAAFYAAHGFVRLPDSPRLVLPMRLAATMIAEADRDVPGP; this comes from the coding sequence GTGAACGACCCGGGTGCGGCCGCCGCTCTCGGGGTCGCACCGCTATCGACCGTGCATGACCGCGCCGCTTTCGCCTGCGGCGTGGACAGCCTCGACCGGTATTTGAAGACACAGGCCGGCCAGGACGTGCGGCGCAAGGTCAACGCGGTCTTCGTGCTGGCGGAATCGGCGAACCCGGCGCAGATACTCGGATACTACACGCTGTGCGCGACCGCCCTCGGACAGGGGGAGGTTCCCGACGCCGCACGCAGGCACGTGCCCCGCTATCCGCTGGTCAGCGCGACGCTGATCGGCCGCCTCGCGGTATCGCGGTCGCATCAGGGCGCCGGCCTCGGCGGCGTTTTGCTGGCCGATGCGCTGCGGCGGGCCGTCGCCAGCGCCGATACGGTGGGGTCGTGCATGGTCGTGGTGGATGCGCTGGACGAAACGGCGGCGGCCTTCTATGCGGCGCACGGCTTCGTCCGTCTACCGGACTCGCCCCGACTGGTCCTGCCGATGCGGCTCGCTGCGACGATGATCGCAGAGGCCGACCGGGACGTACCAGGACCCTGA